The following are encoded together in the Flavihumibacter fluvii genome:
- a CDS encoding glycoside hydrolase family 130 protein: MTTRSLAKWAIAGQVFLFVACSSGVPNEDWMLTGFEKVDSVNPCLQPGTGTFEDPILKRVIAWENKDVFNPAAIVRDGKVYLLYRAEDTIGRYAGTSRIGLAESSDGIHFTRRPAPVLFPAEDEHKQYEWEGGCEDPRIVMNEAGRYFMTYTTYDGTIARLFVASSDDLVNWTKHGSVFKNADGGKYLNHWSKSGAIICRREGDQLVATKINGKYWMYWGDSNIYAASSDDLVNWTPVQETDPAKKQYDSTNHYEAFKIVLAPRPGRFDSRLVESGPPAMVTEKGILFIYNSMNSDKVGDTSLPKGTYAAGQVLIDPKDPTRVISRSEDYFFKPDRPFEITGQVNNVCFLEGLVHFKDRWYLYYGTADSKIAVAVSEQ, translated from the coding sequence ATGACTACAAGATCACTTGCCAAATGGGCCATTGCCGGCCAGGTTTTTTTGTTTGTGGCATGCTCATCCGGTGTGCCCAATGAAGATTGGATGTTGACCGGGTTTGAGAAAGTGGATAGTGTCAACCCCTGCCTCCAGCCGGGTACCGGCACCTTTGAAGATCCTATTTTGAAACGGGTGATTGCATGGGAGAACAAAGATGTTTTTAACCCTGCTGCCATCGTTCGGGATGGTAAGGTCTATTTATTATACCGCGCAGAAGATACCATTGGCCGGTATGCCGGCACTTCCCGAATCGGGCTTGCCGAAAGTTCGGATGGCATCCATTTCACCCGCAGGCCTGCACCGGTTTTATTTCCTGCTGAAGATGAACATAAACAGTACGAATGGGAGGGCGGCTGCGAAGACCCAAGAATTGTAATGAATGAAGCTGGCCGGTATTTTATGACCTATACTACCTATGATGGCACCATCGCACGACTTTTCGTGGCGAGTTCCGACGACCTGGTGAACTGGACCAAGCATGGTTCGGTATTCAAAAATGCAGACGGGGGGAAATACCTTAACCATTGGTCAAAATCCGGCGCAATTATTTGCCGCAGGGAAGGAGACCAGCTGGTGGCCACAAAGATCAACGGGAAGTACTGGATGTACTGGGGTGATTCAAATATTTATGCCGCCAGTTCCGACGACCTCGTGAATTGGACACCTGTTCAGGAAACCGATCCTGCGAAAAAACAATATGATTCCACCAACCACTACGAGGCCTTTAAAATTGTTTTGGCCCCAAGGCCCGGCCGCTTCGACAGCCGCCTGGTGGAATCTGGTCCCCCTGCCATGGTAACCGAAAAAGGCATCCTGTTCATCTATAATAGTATGAACAGCGATAAGGTCGGTGATACCAGCCTTCCCAAGGGAACCTATGCAGCCGGCCAGGTGCTGATAGACCCCAAAGACCCCACCAGGGTGATCAGTCGGTCTGAAGACTATTTCTTTAAGCCTGACCGGCCTTTTGAGATCACCGGCCAGGTGAATAATGTTTGTTTCCTCGAGGGACTGGTACATTTCAAGGATAGGTGGTATCTTTACTACGGTACGGCCGATTCAAAGATAGCTGTAGCGGTTAGTGAGCAGTGA
- a CDS encoding SusD/RagB family nutrient-binding outer membrane lipoprotein codes for MKGDIGGNENTEPPIGNKDVYYGGDLNKWQKFANSLALHY; via the coding sequence GTGAAAGGAGATATCGGTGGCAATGAAAATACAGAACCGCCTATCGGGAATAAGGATGTGTACTACGGGGGCGACCTTAACAAATGGCAGAAATTTGCGAACTCACTGGCCCTTCACTATTAA
- a CDS encoding DUF2752 domain-containing protein: MIFRWIYRNNELLIWIAALLWIYFGINPAEKQTSFCTFHWLGFTVCPGCGIGRSMHAALHGQWGISWEYHWFGLPALLIIFFRVISLITTNKKHLHEQLPDGYARPAARGTGWH, from the coding sequence ATGATTTTTCGCTGGATATACCGAAACAATGAACTGCTGATCTGGATAGCTGCTTTGTTATGGATTTATTTTGGCATTAACCCGGCAGAAAAGCAAACCAGCTTTTGCACTTTTCACTGGCTGGGATTTACCGTTTGTCCGGGTTGCGGTATCGGGCGCAGTATGCATGCTGCGCTACATGGCCAGTGGGGAATTTCCTGGGAATATCATTGGTTTGGCCTTCCCGCACTACTCATTATTTTCTTCAGAGTCATATCTTTAATAACCACCAACAAAAAACATCTCCATGAACAATTACCTGATGGGTATGCCCGACCTGCAGCCAGAGGAACTGGCTGGCATTAG
- the typA gene encoding translational GTPase TypA, with translation MDIRNIAIIAHVDHGKTTLVDRILHTAKVFRDNQETGELIMDSNDLERERGITIFSKNAAVVYKDVKINVIDTPGHADFGGEVERVLKMADGVILLVDAFEGPMPQTRFVLQKALQLNLKPIVVINKVDKPNCRPDEVHDAVFELFFNLDATEEQLDFPTFYGSGKNGWFNDKNEECDDITPLMDGIIKYVPEPKVAEGPLQMQITSLDYSSFLGRIAIGKVARGSIKENQPIALMQADGTFKKQRVRELYVFEGMGKRKVTEVLAGDLCAIVGLENFNIGDTVSDTEVMEALPLISVDEPTMNMLFSINNSPFFGKDGKFVTSRHLRDRLMKETEKNLALRVLDTDSGDSFMVYGRGILHLGILIETMRREGYELTIGQPQVIVKTIDGKKNEPFEVLVVDVPQEFASKVIDLVTRRKGEMHVMETKGDMQHLEFEIPSRGLIGLRTQMLTATTGEAVMAHRFLEYKPWKGPIPGRDKGVLISKNTEKTTGYSIDKLQDRGTFFVDPGEEIYAGQIVAENIKPGDLVVNVTEPKKLTNHRASGSDDASRIAPKTQLTLEECMEYIQGDECIEVTPNFIRMRKIYLDENDRNRLTKMMKTEEVG, from the coding sequence ATGGACATCAGAAATATAGCAATCATTGCGCACGTTGACCACGGTAAGACTACCCTGGTTGACCGCATCCTCCACACCGCCAAAGTGTTTCGCGACAACCAGGAAACGGGTGAGCTGATCATGGACAGCAACGACCTGGAACGTGAAAGAGGTATTACCATCTTTAGTAAGAACGCCGCCGTTGTTTACAAAGATGTGAAAATCAACGTTATTGACACCCCTGGACACGCCGATTTCGGCGGTGAGGTAGAACGGGTGCTGAAAATGGCTGACGGGGTGATCCTGCTGGTAGATGCCTTTGAAGGCCCTATGCCGCAGACCCGCTTTGTTCTCCAGAAGGCCCTGCAACTTAACCTCAAACCCATCGTTGTCATCAATAAAGTCGATAAACCGAACTGCCGTCCGGATGAAGTGCATGATGCGGTATTCGAACTGTTCTTTAACCTGGATGCTACCGAAGAGCAGCTGGATTTCCCTACTTTTTATGGTAGCGGAAAGAATGGCTGGTTCAATGATAAAAATGAAGAGTGTGATGACATCACCCCTTTAATGGATGGCATCATTAAATATGTACCCGAGCCGAAAGTTGCCGAAGGCCCGCTGCAAATGCAGATCACTTCCCTCGATTACTCTTCCTTCCTTGGCCGTATCGCCATTGGAAAAGTAGCCCGTGGCAGTATAAAGGAAAACCAGCCGATCGCTTTAATGCAGGCGGATGGTACGTTCAAAAAGCAACGCGTACGCGAACTGTACGTATTTGAAGGCATGGGTAAACGCAAGGTTACGGAAGTATTGGCCGGTGACCTTTGTGCCATCGTGGGACTGGAAAATTTCAATATCGGGGATACTGTTTCTGATACAGAAGTGATGGAAGCCCTGCCTTTGATCAGTGTGGATGAACCTACGATGAACATGCTGTTCAGCATCAATAACTCCCCTTTCTTTGGTAAGGATGGTAAGTTCGTGACCTCACGTCACCTGCGCGACCGCCTGATGAAGGAAACGGAAAAGAACCTGGCATTGCGTGTACTGGATACTGATAGCGGGGATAGTTTCATGGTCTATGGCCGTGGTATTTTGCACCTCGGTATCCTGATCGAAACCATGCGCCGCGAAGGCTATGAGCTGACCATTGGACAGCCACAGGTGATCGTGAAGACCATCGATGGTAAGAAAAATGAACCCTTTGAAGTGCTGGTGGTAGATGTTCCCCAGGAATTTGCTTCTAAAGTAATTGACCTGGTGACCCGCCGTAAAGGTGAAATGCATGTGATGGAAACCAAGGGGGATATGCAACACCTGGAATTCGAAATTCCTTCCCGCGGTCTCATCGGGCTGCGTACACAGATGTTAACCGCTACAACCGGTGAGGCTGTAATGGCACACCGTTTCCTGGAATACAAACCCTGGAAGGGGCCAATTCCGGGCCGTGATAAAGGGGTGCTGATCTCTAAAAACACCGAGAAGACAACCGGCTATTCTATCGATAAACTACAGGACCGCGGTACCTTCTTTGTGGATCCGGGCGAAGAAATTTATGCCGGACAGATCGTGGCAGAGAACATCAAGCCGGGTGACCTGGTGGTGAATGTGACCGAGCCAAAGAAACTGACCAACCACCGCGCAAGCGGTAGCGATGATGCGAGCCGCATCGCACCAAAGACCCAGTTGACCCTGGAAGAATGTATGGAATATATCCAGGGCGATGAGTGCATCGAGGTTACCCCGAATTTTATCAGGATGCGTAAGATCTACCTGGATGAAAACGACCGTAACCGGCTCACTAAAATGATGAAGACGGAAGAAGTAGGATAA
- a CDS encoding 3-oxoacyl-ACP synthase III family protein — protein MIHSRIAGIGMYLPKNVVTNHDLTRYMETSDEWIQERTGIKERRYADRTGETTTTMAVAAATIAIERAGITPGDIDFIVFATLSPDYYFPGCGVLVQRALKMKEIGALDIRNQCSGFVYAISVADQFIKSGMYKNILVIGSEKHSFGLDFSTRGRNVSVIFGDGAGAVVLQASTAAGTGILSTHLHSDGESAEMLAMCNPGTHANHWGHFADFNEAQIGDMFMSHAMIDNAQNYPNMDGPAVFKKAIVKFPEVILEALAANNLTTADINMLIPHQANLRIAQFVQQKLALRDDQVYNNIQHYGNTTAASVPIALCEAWEKGLIEKGDLVCLAAFGSGFTWASALLRW, from the coding sequence ATGATTCATTCCAGGATCGCCGGAATCGGTATGTACCTGCCCAAAAATGTAGTCACTAACCATGACCTTACCCGTTATATGGAAACCAGTGATGAATGGATACAGGAAAGGACGGGCATCAAAGAACGGCGTTACGCTGACCGCACCGGAGAAACCACTACAACCATGGCTGTGGCGGCAGCCACTATAGCCATCGAAAGAGCCGGCATCACGCCCGGGGATATTGACTTTATCGTTTTTGCCACGCTATCACCCGACTATTATTTCCCGGGATGCGGCGTGCTGGTGCAACGCGCCTTAAAAATGAAAGAAATCGGCGCCCTGGATATCCGCAACCAATGCAGTGGTTTCGTTTATGCCATATCGGTAGCTGACCAGTTTATCAAATCGGGCATGTATAAAAACATATTGGTGATAGGCAGTGAAAAACATTCCTTCGGACTGGACTTCTCAACCAGGGGCAGGAATGTGTCGGTGATCTTCGGGGATGGTGCCGGCGCTGTTGTGCTGCAGGCCAGTACTGCAGCAGGAACCGGTATATTAAGTACCCACCTGCATAGCGATGGTGAAAGTGCCGAGATGCTGGCCATGTGCAATCCGGGTACCCACGCTAACCATTGGGGGCATTTTGCAGATTTCAACGAGGCTCAGATCGGCGATATGTTCATGAGCCATGCCATGATCGATAACGCGCAGAATTATCCAAACATGGATGGCCCGGCCGTTTTCAAAAAAGCCATTGTAAAGTTTCCAGAAGTAATACTGGAAGCACTTGCTGCCAACAACCTTACAACAGCAGATATCAATATGCTGATCCCGCACCAGGCCAATCTGAGGATTGCACAATTCGTGCAGCAAAAACTTGCACTGCGGGATGACCAGGTGTATAATAATATCCAGCATTACGGAAATACTACGGCAGCATCAGTACCCATTGCGCTGTGTGAAGCCTGGGAAAAGGGATTAATAGAAAAAGGCGACCTGGTTTGCCTGGCCGCCTTTGGAAGTGGTTTTACCTGGGCCAGTGCATTGCTGCGCTGGTAA
- a CDS encoding NINE protein: MNNYLMGMPDLQPEELAGIRELTANMSESQQAQFFMLYTGKRKKPQEILLLTCLGFVVVAGIQRFVIGQVGMGVLYLLTGGLCLVGTIVDVVNYKRLATDYNLTQMYESSRMVGA, translated from the coding sequence ATGAACAATTACCTGATGGGTATGCCCGACCTGCAGCCAGAGGAACTGGCTGGCATTAGGGAACTTACTGCGAATATGTCTGAATCACAGCAGGCGCAGTTTTTTATGCTCTACACCGGCAAGCGTAAAAAACCGCAGGAAATCCTTTTGCTGACCTGCCTGGGATTTGTGGTGGTTGCCGGTATCCAGCGGTTTGTTATTGGCCAGGTTGGCATGGGTGTCTTATATCTTTTAACAGGTGGCCTGTGCCTGGTAGGTACGATCGTGGACGTAGTTAATTATAAAAGGCTGGCCACTGATTATAACCTCACCCAGATGTATGAATCATCCAGGATGGTTGGTGCCTGA
- a CDS encoding alpha/beta hydrolase, producing the protein MSKKWLLGIPVILLVGYMTGPRPATPQYALDMPSVPGEPVALEQYITARESEHRIKPDNEARIIWKDSLRQQTEYAIVYLHGFSASQFEGAPTHQNVARKFGANLYLARLAEHGIDTTAPFANLTPEKYWASVKEALAIGKKIGKKVILMGTSTGGTNALQLAAAFPDDVYALVLLSPNIAINDPNAWILNDPWGLQIAKMVTGGPIRASRDEDPVYRQYWNAYYRLEGVVALEELLETTMTPGTFARVKQPVLMLYYYKDEANQDKVVKVSAMLDMFKQLATPATLKHAVAMPNTGNHVIASPFKSKDVAGVQREIESFLQSTVIK; encoded by the coding sequence ATGTCTAAAAAATGGCTGCTGGGTATCCCGGTTATTTTATTGGTTGGATACATGACTGGTCCAAGGCCGGCAACGCCGCAGTATGCCCTGGACATGCCTTCCGTTCCCGGCGAGCCGGTTGCGCTTGAACAATATATTACCGCAAGGGAAAGCGAGCACCGCATCAAACCAGACAATGAAGCCCGTATCATCTGGAAGGATTCCCTGCGCCAGCAAACGGAATATGCCATCGTTTACCTGCACGGATTTTCGGCGTCACAATTTGAAGGAGCACCCACGCACCAGAATGTTGCCCGGAAATTCGGAGCGAACCTTTACCTGGCCCGACTGGCTGAACACGGTATCGATACGACAGCCCCATTTGCCAATCTTACCCCGGAGAAATACTGGGCTTCTGTAAAAGAAGCCCTGGCAATCGGCAAAAAAATTGGTAAAAAAGTTATCCTTATGGGAACTTCAACCGGTGGAACGAATGCCTTGCAGCTGGCCGCCGCATTTCCCGATGATGTATATGCGCTGGTGTTACTATCGCCTAATATCGCCATCAATGATCCCAATGCCTGGATCCTGAATGATCCCTGGGGATTGCAAATCGCTAAAATGGTTACTGGTGGCCCTATCCGGGCATCCCGTGATGAGGATCCGGTATACAGGCAATATTGGAATGCCTACTACCGCCTGGAAGGCGTGGTTGCCCTGGAAGAATTATTGGAAACAACCATGACCCCCGGGACATTTGCCCGGGTAAAACAACCGGTCCTGATGCTCTACTATTATAAGGATGAAGCCAACCAGGATAAAGTAGTAAAAGTATCCGCCATGCTCGATATGTTTAAGCAGTTAGCAACACCGGCAACTCTAAAACATGCGGTGGCCATGCCAAATACAGGCAATCATGTGATCGCCTCACCATTCAAATCAAAAGATGTGGCTGGCGTGCAAAGGGAAATTGAATCTTTCCTGCAATCCACTGTCATCAAATAA
- a CDS encoding PhoPQ-activated pathogenicity-related family protein yields the protein MKKIYLSFAALFLTILVIAQAPITPSNALQNYLHNGDASFKWEVKDSYDIGNIKAYGLLVTSQKWREFTWKHQLTILIPKENKYDGALLFITGGSLKEGLPRWNGRDDDFNNAMAKIAEANHAIVAVLRQTPNQPLYDSLTEDALISYTLHNFKASNDYTWPLLFPMVKSAVRAMDAVQEFSKSELHHNVNRFVISGASKRGWTTWLTGANDQRAQAIAPMVIDVLNMPVSLQYQVKAFGDYSIQIEDYVKLGIPQGSETENGKAINTMVDPYSYRKTLTMPKLIFMGTNDEYWVVDNIKNYLDSIPGKNRLHYVPNAGHDLGDKKQALQALSAFFGETMTNNASPQCKWTTTVSNKGVNVSINASKDKLMDVIVWHADSPDTDFRNDTWTSHDTKISKKDKLSITEPLPGSGFRAFYVDLKYRDVNGNPYTVSTRVFMTDTKKIL from the coding sequence ATGAAGAAAATATACCTGAGTTTTGCGGCCCTGTTTTTAACCATACTGGTTATTGCCCAGGCGCCCATTACGCCTTCCAATGCCTTGCAAAACTATTTGCATAATGGCGATGCCAGCTTTAAGTGGGAAGTGAAGGATAGCTACGACATTGGTAATATAAAGGCTTACGGATTATTGGTGACCTCTCAAAAATGGCGGGAGTTCACCTGGAAGCACCAGCTTACTATATTAATACCAAAAGAAAATAAGTATGACGGCGCGCTGCTCTTTATCACCGGCGGGTCCCTGAAAGAAGGTCTTCCCAGGTGGAATGGCCGCGATGATGATTTTAATAATGCCATGGCCAAAATTGCTGAAGCGAATCACGCCATTGTTGCCGTGCTGAGGCAGACGCCTAACCAGCCCTTGTACGATAGCCTCACTGAAGATGCACTGATTTCCTATACACTCCATAATTTCAAAGCGAGTAATGACTACACCTGGCCACTACTATTTCCCATGGTGAAGAGCGCCGTGAGGGCTATGGATGCGGTGCAGGAATTTTCAAAAAGCGAACTCCATCATAATGTGAACCGCTTTGTGATTTCCGGGGCCTCCAAGCGTGGCTGGACAACCTGGCTTACCGGCGCAAATGATCAACGGGCGCAGGCTATCGCACCTATGGTGATTGATGTGCTGAATATGCCCGTGAGCCTGCAATACCAGGTCAAAGCTTTTGGGGACTATAGTATCCAGATTGAAGATTATGTAAAATTGGGTATTCCCCAGGGTTCAGAAACTGAAAACGGAAAAGCGATTAACACAATGGTGGATCCTTATTCCTACCGCAAAACATTGACCATGCCTAAATTGATCTTTATGGGCACCAATGATGAATATTGGGTCGTGGATAATATCAAGAATTACCTCGATAGCATCCCTGGAAAAAACCGGTTGCATTATGTGCCCAATGCCGGGCACGACCTGGGTGATAAAAAACAGGCTTTACAGGCCCTGAGTGCTTTCTTTGGCGAAACGATGACAAATAATGCATCTCCACAATGTAAATGGACAACCACGGTAAGTAATAAAGGCGTTAATGTTAGTATCAACGCTTCAAAAGACAAGCTCATGGATGTAATTGTCTGGCATGCCGATTCTCCGGATACGGATTTCCGCAATGATACATGGACCAGTCATGATACTAAAATCTCAAAGAAGGATAAACTTAGCATCACCGAGCCGTTGCCAGGATCAGGTTTCCGGGCTTTCTATGTAGACCTTAAATACAGGGATGTTAATGGCAACCCGTATACGGTCAGCACCAGGGTGTTCATGACAGACACTAAAAAAATATTATAG
- a CDS encoding ROK family protein, whose product MVDNPKNLIYKRAILKQLYFQNVMSCAEISTKINRSIPLTTRIIEELIHEDYVMEVGFAPSSGGRRPMMYSLQDNIFYVLSVAMDQLVTRISLVANHNNHFGEIKKIELPLHNNPDALPILAESIEAVIAKSGVDKCRIIGVGIGMPGFIDSKRGINHSFLETTDKNIIQYLSEKINLPVYIDNDSSLIALAELKFGNARNKANAMVLNISWGVGLGLVLNGELFRGHSGFAGEFSHMPLFNNNKLCSCGKTGCLETETSLLVLIEKVNEGLKSGRTSILSKSRHSGHPEAEYEAIINAALKGDQFAIEILSHAGYNIGRGIAILVHLLNPESIVLSGRGSIGGKLWLTPIQQALNEHCIPKIAEKMEISISPLGNDAELIGAAALVMEHYDESNPDQTTLNKQQVLPVLN is encoded by the coding sequence ATGGTCGATAATCCCAAAAATCTGATTTACAAGCGGGCTATTCTGAAGCAGTTATACTTCCAGAATGTAATGTCCTGCGCCGAGATCAGTACTAAAATCAACCGGAGCATCCCGCTGACTACCCGCATTATCGAAGAGCTGATCCACGAGGATTACGTGATGGAAGTGGGCTTCGCCCCTTCGAGTGGCGGCCGGCGGCCGATGATGTATTCCCTGCAGGACAATATCTTTTACGTGTTATCCGTCGCCATGGACCAACTGGTCACCCGTATTTCCCTGGTCGCTAACCACAACAACCATTTTGGGGAGATCAAAAAGATTGAACTGCCCCTGCATAATAATCCGGATGCTTTACCCATCCTGGCGGAAAGTATTGAGGCGGTCATCGCAAAATCGGGCGTGGATAAATGCCGGATCATTGGCGTGGGTATTGGTATGCCCGGGTTTATTGATAGTAAAAGGGGCATCAACCACTCCTTCCTGGAAACCACGGACAAAAACATCATCCAGTACCTCAGTGAAAAGATCAACCTGCCAGTTTATATCGACAATGATTCCAGCCTTATCGCCCTGGCAGAATTGAAATTTGGTAATGCCCGGAACAAGGCAAACGCCATGGTACTCAACATCAGTTGGGGGGTAGGCCTAGGCCTGGTCCTCAATGGGGAATTATTTCGCGGGCACAGTGGATTTGCCGGTGAGTTCAGCCATATGCCCCTGTTCAACAACAATAAGTTGTGCAGCTGCGGTAAAACCGGCTGCCTGGAAACAGAGACCTCCTTATTGGTACTGATCGAGAAAGTGAATGAGGGTTTAAAATCGGGCCGGACTTCCATATTAAGCAAGTCCCGTCATTCCGGCCATCCTGAAGCAGAGTATGAAGCCATTATTAATGCTGCCTTAAAAGGCGATCAGTTCGCCATAGAGATCTTATCCCATGCCGGATATAATATCGGCAGGGGGATTGCCATCCTGGTGCATTTACTGAACCCGGAATCTATAGTGCTGAGTGGCAGGGGATCGATTGGTGGAAAATTGTGGCTGACCCCCATTCAGCAGGCTTTAAATGAACATTGTATTCCCAAAATCGCCGAAAAAATGGAGATCAGCATTTCTCCTTTGGGTAATGATGCCGAGCTGATCGGTGCTGCTGCATTGGTGATGGAACACTATGACGAATCAAATCCTGACCAGACAACTTTGAATAAACAACAGGTATTACCTGTCTTGAATTGA
- a CDS encoding AraC family transcriptional regulator, giving the protein MKVLQFTIPVPGEKNIIVQKESLPFFYPHLHRHDEMQLTWIQQGEGTLVVDNNMHHFRSNEIYCIGANQPHVFKSDPDYFDPANTLQVQSMTIFFNPKGKLQNIFELAEIKAVRSFLLKHRSGFMIPEDKVEEVADLMNTISEQNGLEQLISFLELLKKFCSIPQLRELSALSEMDRVSEHEGIRLGNIYNFIMMNYSRQITLEDVAAQAHMTPQAFCRYFKKRTRHTFVSFLNEVRINEACKKLTDGGFESISTIAYTCGFNSITNFNRVFKTITGKSPSEYVDAYHTNTFETTPNHSVLAY; this is encoded by the coding sequence ATGAAAGTGCTGCAATTCACGATCCCGGTTCCTGGAGAAAAGAATATCATCGTACAAAAAGAAAGCCTCCCTTTCTTTTACCCGCATTTACACCGGCATGATGAGATGCAATTGACCTGGATACAGCAAGGCGAAGGGACCCTTGTTGTTGATAATAACATGCATCACTTCCGGTCTAATGAAATCTATTGTATTGGTGCAAACCAACCGCATGTATTTAAAAGTGATCCAGACTATTTTGATCCGGCGAATACGTTGCAGGTGCAATCCATGACGATATTTTTTAACCCCAAGGGGAAACTGCAGAATATATTCGAACTGGCAGAGATCAAGGCAGTCAGGTCATTCCTGTTAAAACACCGGTCGGGGTTTATGATACCGGAAGACAAGGTGGAAGAAGTTGCTGACCTGATGAATACGATCAGTGAACAAAACGGGTTGGAACAATTGATCTCCTTCCTTGAACTGCTGAAAAAATTCTGCAGCATTCCCCAGCTCAGGGAGTTATCGGCATTATCCGAAATGGACAGGGTCAGTGAACATGAAGGAATAAGGCTGGGGAATATATACAATTTCATCATGATGAATTATTCCCGGCAAATAACACTGGAAGATGTAGCCGCCCAGGCACATATGACACCGCAGGCATTCTGCCGGTATTTTAAGAAAAGGACGCGGCACACTTTTGTGTCATTCCTGAATGAAGTGCGTATTAATGAGGCTTGCAAGAAGCTTACGGATGGTGGTTTTGAGAGTATTTCCACCATTGCATATACCTGCGGTTTCAACAGCATCACCAATTTTAACCGGGTATTTAAAACCATCACTGGGAAATCACCCAGCGAATATGTGGATGCATACCATACCAACACTTTTGAGACCACACCAAATCATTCGGTACTGGCCTATTGA